From the Misgurnus anguillicaudatus chromosome 17, ASM2758022v2, whole genome shotgun sequence genome, one window contains:
- the map2 gene encoding microtubule-associated protein 2 isoform X5: MADGRQPEDSSPQWSSPGAQGSSSPGGHGENGFSYRACQPGGAHAGSASSYTKENGFNGDFTSGHAVTAEQVSARIVQEVTAEAVAVLKGEQELHPDTTVRLPSVEDSANLPPSPPPSPAAEHFGPLEQDVGDEEEAGPLRRFQNSRERCKFLAPSISVSVPEDDPYHSDEEYYEHPLFSPEWTRSGSRPPGQAAAFRQIEEEETIESLSAAEEEEEETSEAAATAAALEEQEEEEEEEEQWSGDEPEQEPPFELLERAEVIGEAQALPGLQAEVHTQAATAADEAPNGRTEEAEGYESPAEAVKMDAERPDSERTEPIGMDFTESAMHLDDLPSYQSIVRDTDMPESPLATTYPIEDFVVPPSDLDDAKEPFEAPLEKPDGQSCDVIQPLTEKYDSSNIHQDEPGHVQDKHVEITATEQPDKQEGDIKDKSGMSAYFETTTIKTDARSQGEGYYELSTTSEEQKDSLGNLPFPEISYSTLSQTHSLEVNPDLIKSTADTLKTTSPEERRDDCRLSPGKLALEQRSYSLNITIGTMEHGELQGHPRNFSPLATDIMSHTSGSLDESAEYLPATTPSVDKIPQFPPLILESASSVTASSFSPPQAAVSEVDTSPQPESPDSPAPAKCCYKNGTVMAPDLPEMLDLAGTRSRLTSDNTDLEIMRRKSVPMDMTSIVSDSLAHLLKGDHGQMAAKREMQLEDQGYCVFSEYSGPMPSPADVHSPMDTSPRIFNTMISEEKEPGFVASEKEFLLGEDLKTAEFVAPQAKAEKEIQRKEDSFERESAVAEKPTTETKQDETDAFKTETLHENVPEIEKEQLEKQVETFITPKVMVTVEEPKPDLDEDAKLAAESDAEIADYERQIRKLEMEDRPLSVEEERELQELREKVKNKPDLVHQEAYEEVDAEDVYQLTGAAKDRIARPLRPSPASSVESATDEEKLLETEKPKSPETLKTDPNRLSPVGSFEKYFREERPSEQEVKQKATAESPKKTVVVEQPQPAPAKKEEAHSEKEVVQKDTVKPLEDKAVEEQPQQSAPSKTEETPSEKEVIQKDTVKPLEDKAVEEQPQQSAPSKTEETPSEKEVIQKDTTKPLEDIAVEGQPQQSAPSKTEETPSTKEVIQKDTGKPLEDNAVEEQPQQPAPSKTEETPSEIEVIQKDTVKLLEDNAVEEQPQQSAPSKTEEAPSEKEVIQKDTVKPLEEKAFEEQPQPEPSETIDTPVETTVMKEVGEDIELAEEPEEVMPDTKPALTLVPDDMVTEKTEPADTPVEKEEINVVEKEKVEYEVLEGAKAADDTLESRAAIESIVMVEDDFITVVQTIDEGEVSGHSVRFSAPSEEEHPQLHQEEEEEESVEMAQEVEIEAASLEEVLDISEQVQPPVFPVKEIEVPESEAPTQSYDDYKDETTMDDSILDSSWVDTQDDDKSLATEMIEPLPKASPVKKAHGDQPIKQKTKGSRTKGRISTPERKPKPVRKEPVPIQKEEMKKKKAVIKKSEFTKKSDIQISSPSRKNVTKTTVRHPRPTQHHACAKRKPTVSADGRLPFSVARHSRDRASNSNSTTLTKIPTSKMRASALVPARPNSAFSSNKYSPMGEAGLYDPRPSSAGPQVSLNELVVKDGGSRSPKRSSLPRPASILTRRSYTAEQEESSTSLTSSGSTAPRRPTSFRTEVRAEHRTGRSASMSGTETVRSRSARSGNSTPRTPGSSAITPGTPPSYSCRTPGTPRTPGTPKSLSLLSQEKKVAIVRTPPKSPATTPKQLRVLNQPLPDLKNVKSKIGSTDNIKYQPKGGQIQILNQKLDFTHVQAKCGSKDNLKHSPLGGDVQIQTKKIDVSHVTSKCGSLDNIRHRPGGGHVRIENMKLVFREKAQAKVGSLDNAHHIPGGGHVQIESHKLSFRDTAKARVDHGAEIVIEALGVSGGTSPHRHSHMSSSGSLNMLESPQLATLAEDVTAALAKQGL; the protein is encoded by the exons AGCAAGTGTCGGCGCGGATCGTGCAGGAGGTAACAGCCGAAGCGGTCGCGGTACTGAAGGGAGAGCAGGAGCTGCATCCAGACACTACCGTCAGGCTGCCTTCAG TGGAAGACTCTGCAAACCTGCCTCCCTCTCCTCCACCGTCCCCGGCAGCAGAGCATTTCGGACCACTGGAGCAAG ATGTAGGGGATGAGGAGGAAGCAGGTCCTCTACGCCGCTTCCAAAATTCTCGCGAGAGGTGCAAGTTCCTCGCCCCCTCCATCTCAGTGTCTGTGCCTGAGGATGACCCCTACCACTCTGATGAGGAATACTATGAACACCCTTTATTCAGCCCAGAGTGGACGCGCTCTGGCTCTCGCCCACCAGGGCAGGCCGCAGCGTTTAGACAGATCGAAG AAGAGGAGACCATAGAGAGTCTCTCAGCTgcggaggaggaagaggaggagacTTCGGAAGCCGCAGCAACAGCAGCAGCTCTAGAGGaacaggaggaggaggaggaagaggaggagcaGTGGAGTGGGGATGAGCCTGAACAGGAACCCCCATTCGAGCTCCTAGAGCGCGCAGAGGTCATAGGCGAGGCCCAGGCTCTGCCCGGCCTGCAGGCTGAGGTTCACACACAGGCAGCTACTGCTGCCGACGAAGCCCCTAATGGGCGAACTGAGGAGGCAGAGGGTTATGAAAGCCCTGCTGAAG CTgtgaagatggatgcagagagGCCAGATAGCGAGAGGACAGAACCCATTGGTATGGACTTCACCGAATCTGCAATGCATCTAGATGATCTCCCATCTTACCAGAGTATTGTCAGAGACACAGATATGCCTGAAAGCCCCTTGGCCACAACATACCCGATTGAAGATTTTGTAGTGCCTCCAAGTGACCTGGATGATGCCAAAGAACCTTTTGAGGCTCCGCTTGAAAAGCCTGATGGACAAAGTTGTGATGTGATACAGCCTTTAACCGAAAAATATGACTCAAGCAATATACACCAGGACGAACCAGGACATGTACAAGACAAACACGTGGAAATTACTGCCACAGAACAACCTGATAAACAAGAAGGGGACATAAAGGACAAATCTGGGATGTCTGCTTATTTTGAGACTACTACAATTAAGACAGATGCCAGGTCTCAAGGTGAAGGATATTATGAGCTGAGTACCACATCAGAGGAACAAAAAGACTCTCTTGGTAACCTACCATTTCCTGAAATCAGCTATAGCACCCTATCTCAAACACACTCTTTGGAAGTCAATCCAGATCTTATAAAAAGTACTGCAGACACATTAAAGACCACTTCACCAGAAGAAAGAAGAGATGACTGTAGGCTGTCTCCTGGAAAGCTGGCTCTAGAGCAGAGAAGCTACTCTTTGAATATCACCATTGGCACAATGGAACATGGTGAACTGCAGGGACATCCCAGGAACTTTTCTCCATTAGCTACTGACATCATGTCTCATACTAGTGGAAGCCTTGATGAATCTGCTGAATATCTTCCTGCCACCACTCCCTCAGTGGATAAGATTCCTCAGTTTCCTCCTCTGATTCTGGAGTCAGCTTCCTCTGTTACAGCTTCATCGTTTTCACCTCCCCAAGCAGCAGTCAGTGAAGTAGATACTAGTCCACAGCCTGAGTCACCGGATTCTCCTGCCCCAGCGAAGTGCTGTTACAAGAATGGCACAGTCATGGCCCCAGATCTACCTGAAATGCTGGATCTGGCAGGTACCCGATCAAGGTTAACATCAGACAACACTGATCTGGAGATTATGAGGAGGAAGTCTGTCCCTATGGACATGACTTCTATTGTCAGTGATTCTTTAGCGCATTTGTTAAAAGGTGACCATGGTCAAATGGCTGCAAAAAGAGAAATGCAGCTAGAGGATCAAGGATACTGTGTCTTTAGTGAATACTCTGGTCCAATGCCATCCCCTGCTGATGTGCACAGTCCAATGGATACTTCTCCCCGAATCTTTAACACTATGATTTCAGAGGAAAAGGAACCTGGTTTTGTTGCAAGTGAAAAAGAGTTTCTGCTAGGCGAGGATTTGAAAACAGCAGAGTTTGTTGCCCCACAGGCAAAAGCAGAGAAAGAAATACAGAGGAAGGAAGATTCCTTTGAAAGAGAGAGTGCAGTTGCTGAAAAACCTACAACTGAGACTAAGCAAGATGAGACTGATGCCTTTAAGACTGAAACTTTGCACGAAAATGTACCTGAAATCGAGAAAGAACAGTTAGAAAAGCAAGTTGAAACTTTCATTACACCAAAAGTTATGGTTACTGTGGAGGAACCAAAGCCAGATCTTGATGAAGACGCTAAACTTGCAGCTGAATCAGATGCTGAAATTGCTGACTATGAGAGGCAAATACGCAAATTAGAAATGGAGGACCGGCCCTTAAGCGTAGAGGAGGAAAGAGAGCTCCAAGAGCTCAGGGAGAAGGTAAAGAATAAACCAGACCTTGTGCACCAGGAAGCTTATGAGGAAGTTGATGCAGAAGATGTCTACCAACTCACCGGTGCTGCTAAAGATAGGATTGCCAGGCCACTCAGGCCATCCCCAGCGTCTTCTGTAGAAAGTGCTACAGATGAGGAGAAATTACTTGAGACCGAGAAGCCTAAATCACCAGAGACTCTTAAAACAGATCCTAATAGATTATCTCCCGTTGGATCTTTTGAAAAATACTTTAGAGAGGAGAGACCTTCAGAGCAGGAGGTGAAGCAGAAAGCCACAGCGGAGTCCCCCAAGAAAACAGTTGTTGTGGAGCAACCCCAGCCAGCCCCAGCAAAAAAAGAAGAGGCACATTCTGAAAAAGAAGTAGTTCAGAAAGATACAGTAAAGCCCCTTGAAGATAAAGCTGTTGAAGAGCAACCTCAGCAATCAGCCCCATCAAAGACAGAAGAGACACCTTCTGAAAAAGAGGTAATTCAGAAAGATACAGTAAAGCCCCTTGAAGATAAAGCTGTTGAAGAGCAACCTCAGCAATCAGCCCCATCAAAGACAGAAGAGACACCTTCTGAAAAAGAGGTAATTCAGAAAGATACAACAAAGCCCCTTGAAGATATTGCTGTTGAAGGGCAACCTCAGCAGTCAGCCCCATCAAAGACAGAAGAGACACCTTCTACAAAAGAGGTAATTCAGAAAGATACAGGAAAGCCCCTTGAAGATAATGCTGTTGAAGAGCAACCTCAGCAACCAGCCCCATCAAAGACAGAAGAGACACCTTCTGAAATAGAGGTAATTCAGAAAGATACAGTAAAACTCCTTGAAGATAATGCTGTTGAAGAGCAACCTCAGCAATCAGCCCCATCAAAGACAGAAGAGGCACCTTCTGAAAAAGAGGTAATTCAAAAAGATACAGTAAAGCCCCTTGAAGAAAAAGCTTTTGAGGAGCAACCTCAGCCAGAACCTTCAGAGACCATAGACACTCCTGTAGAGACCACTGTGATGAAGGAAGTAGGGGAAGACATAGAGCTTGCAGAGGAACCTGAAGAGGTCATGCCAGACACAAAGCCAGCCCTAACATTAGTACCGGATGACATGGTGACAGAAAAAACTGAGCCAGCTGACACTCCAGTAGAAAAAGAGGAGATTAATGTTGTTGAGAAAGAAAAAGTAGAATATGAAGTTTTGGAAGGGGCCAAGGCAGCAGATGACACTCTTGAGTCTCGAGCTGCAATTGAGTCAATAGTGATGGTGgaagatgatttcatcactgtGGTCCAGACCATTGACGAGGGAGAAGTCTCCGGACACAGTGTACGCTTCTCAGCTCCCTCTGAAGAGGAACATCCACAACTCCatcaagaagaagaagaggaggagtCTGTGGAAATGGCACAGGAGGTAGAGATAGAGGCTGCCAGTCTAGAGGAAGTCTTGGATATCTCTGAGCAAGTTCAGCCCCCAGTATTCCCAGTGAAGGAGATAGAGGTACCAGAGAGTGAGGCTCCTACCCAAAGCTATGACGACTACAAAGACGAAACCACCATGGATGACTCCATTTTAGACAGCTCCTGGGTGGACACACAAG ACGATGATAAGAGCTTAGCTACAGAGATGATTGAGCCTCTACCAAAGGCGAGCCCGGTCAAGAAAGCGCATGGAGACCAACCGATCAAACAGAAAACTAAGGGCAGCAGGACCAAAGGTCGAATAAGCACCCCTGAACGTAAACCTAAACCTGTTCGCAAGGAGCCGGTACCCATCCAGAAAGAGGAGATGAAGAAGAAAAAAG CTGTGATTAAGAAGTCTGAgttcacaaaaaaatctgatattCAGATAAGCTCTCCTTCTCGGAAGAATGTTACAAAGACTACTGTAAGGCACCCAAGGCCTACCCAACATCATGCGTGTGCTAAACGGAAACCGACAG TTTCTGCAGATGGACGGCTGCCCTTCAGTGTGGCCAGGCACTCCAGAGATCGGGCATCT AACTCCAATTCCACAACACTAACAAAGATCCCCACCTCTAAAATGCGGGCATCGGCCTTGGTGCCAGCCCGACCAAACTCCGCCTTCTCCTCCAATAAATACAGCCCAATGGGGGAGGCAGGTCTTTATGATCCCCGCCCATCTTCAGCGGGTCCACAAGTATCACTAAACGAACTTGTAGTTAAG GATGGTGGGTCTCGGAGCCCGAAGAGATCATCCCTCCCACGGCCAGCATCCATACTTACACGCCGCTCATATACAGCTGAACAGGAGGAGAGTTCAACCTCTCTCACCAGCTCTGGGTCCACGGCACCACGCAGGCCTACAT CATTCCGTACGGAAGTCAGAGCTGAGCACAGGACAGGCAGGTCTGCTAGTATGTCAG GCACAGAGACTGTTCGGTCTCGCTCGGCCCGCAGTGGCAACTCAACACCCCGCACGCCCGGCTCCTCGGCCATCACCCCTGGCACTCCTCCGAGTTACTCTTGCCGTACCCCTGGTACACCTCGCACTCCGGGCACCCCGAAATCCCTCAGCCTGTTGTCCCAGGAGAAGAAAGTGGCCATCGTCCGCACGCCTCCAAAATCCCCTGCAACTACACCCAAACAGCTGCGCGTCCTAAACCAGCCGCTGCCTGACCTCAAGAACGTCAAATCCAAGATCGGTTCCACTGACAACATCAAGTACCAGCCCAAGGGCGGCCAG attcaAATTTTAAACCAGAAGTTGGACTTCACTCATGTACAGGCAAAGTGTGGATCCAAGGATAATCTGAAGCATTCACCCCTAGGAGGCGAT GTGCAGATTCAGACTAAGAAGATTGACGTGAGTCATGTGACCTCTAAATGTGGCTCATTGGACAACATCCGCCACAGGCCAG GCGGTGGTCATGTGCGTATTGAGAACATGAAGCTGGTCTTCAGAGAAAAGGCCCAAGCGAAGGTGGGCTCACTCGACAATGCTCACCATATTCCTGGAGGAGGCCACGTACAG ATTGAAAGCCATAAGCTGTCGTTCCGGGACACGGCCAAAGCACGCGTGGATCACGGGGCGGAGATTGTGATCGAAGCGCTTGGTGTGTCGGGCGGCACCTCTCCCCACAGACACAGCCACATGTCCTCATCCGGGAGCCTCAATATGCTTGAGTCGCCACAGCTGGCTACACTGGCGGAGGATGTGACCGCCGCCCTGGCCAAACAGGGCTTGTGA